The proteins below come from a single Mya arenaria isolate MELC-2E11 chromosome 8, ASM2691426v1 genomic window:
- the LOC128245041 gene encoding uncharacterized protein LOC128245041, which produces MKQCIFPKIHESWSSLLVDIGLSLVPNVLAVAGFNAGFGNVFTLLDAVNSMPTVFTVHCRPEICLDSCLPDKGKTNSCFQGCYCSRSASQRKCWCGWFKTRSTDLED; this is translated from the exons ATGAAACAGTGCATTTTTCCAAAAATAC ATGAGTCTTGGTCCAGCCTTCTTGTTGACATCGGTTTGTCTCTGGTGCCCAATGTGCTTGCGGTGGCTGGGTTTAATGCAG GTTTCGGTAACGTCTTCACGCTGTTAGATGCCGTTAATTCTATGCCTACTGTATTCACTGTGCATTGTCGTCCTGAGATTTGTTTGGACTCTTGTCTTCCGGACAAAGG GAAGACCAACAGTTGCTTTCAGGGATGTTACTGTTCGCGCTCAGCGTCACAACGAAAATGCTGGTGCGGCTGGTTTAAAACTCGGAGCACTGACCTGGAAGactaa